Below is a window of Candidozyma auris chromosome 3, complete sequence DNA.
TTGAAACGGTTGAAATGTATTCTATGAAGTGTTTATTCATTATGTGCCGACTTGTCCGTGTGATTATCACGTGTGTGTCATGCCTAATTCACGTGATTCCGATGCTGACTGGAAATGGTTTATCCGATATGGAAGCTACAATTTCAGGTACTATAATACAATGTTAATGTAAATTAGTTGGTTTGATCATGGTACGTCGTAGCAAAACCACACGTCACCAAACCAAGATGCTATCAAAGTATTGTACATGCAAATTAAAGTACCTCCCTGGCTTACCAATGCGAGCTTGAGAGTATGCCCTGGAGCAACAGAAATGCCAGATGCTTTTACAACTCAGTGTTGTCCAAGAAAAAGTAGTTGCCCGCAGCCTTCTGCTCCTTGTCCATCTGAGAATCTCTCTTGTTAATTCTGGGTCTGAAAGAGTTAGGATCTCTTCTGAAGGTCACGctcaagttcttcaaaaatctgTTACAACCAGTCAACAAGGACTCTGGTGCCTTGGCAACTGCGTTCTTGGATGGCGTACCCTCAAACACGATCACCCTGTCGGCCAAGTAGGTAGCCATCATGAAATCGTGCTCCACGATGAATGCAGTCTTCTTAGCATGCAAGATGAATCTTCTGATCACCTTAGAACAGACAATACGCTGCTCCGAATCTAAGTATGCAGATGGTTCATCAATCAAATAGATGTCTGCTGGAATACCGAGAGCCAACACAAGAGCAACTCTTTGCAACTCACCACCAGACAAGGTTTGAACCTCTTGGTCAATGATGTTGTCGATCTTGAGTGGCTTCACGACATCAGTTTGGAACTGTGGGTTCAAAAATGCCgccttgatcttcttgaaaaacaaTTGCCTCACTGTACCAGGGAACTTCGGAGCGATCTTCTGTGGCTTCATAGAAATGTTGAGTTTAGGTACTTCGACACCATTGTCGGCAGCTAAGGCACCGGCCAACATCTTACAGAATGTAGTCTTACCAGTACCATTCTCACCGAACATGACCAAGATTTCAGAGTTGGTGAACTCACCAGCCTCAACTCTTAAGTGGAAATCACCCTGAGTTTTTTCCAAAGTTGGGTATTGCATAGCAGTGGAGTGGTCCAAGATCAAACCGTCAGCGGCATcagccaacttgaactgcaagctttcttctctgaaCCTCATATTCTCCGTAGGAAGGAAACCatccaagaagatgttgatgCCTTCCCTCACAGATGCAGGGAAGGTCACCACACCGTACACAGAAGGAGTACCGTACAAGATACAGACGTAGTCGGACAAGTAATCCAAGACAGACAAATCGTGCTCCACACAAATAACGTATGTGGAAGGCTCCAAAAGGGAACGGATCAATTCAGCGGCTCTCAATCTCTGCTTGACATCCAAATAAGAGGAAGGCTCGTCAAACATGTAGACATTCGCTTCCTGGACACAGGTCATGGCAAGGGCAAATCTCTGCAACTCACCACCAGACAATTGATCAACGTCTCTCTTCATGACCGGGTCCAACTCTAGGAGTTTCATGATGTAGTCCCACGAGTCTTTTCTAGCACACTTAGCCTTCAAGATGCCTGCAACGTCTTTCACAGGCGACTTTGCGAGCGCCCTGGGGATATTGTCGACGTACTGTGGCTTGATAATGGCCTTGATGTTGTCCTCCAAAACCTTGGTAAAGAAATTTTGTAACTCAGACCCTCTAAAATAcctcaagatctcttccCAGTCTGGTGGGTCATCGTACCTACCTAAATTGGGTTTCTGCTTACCCGCTAAAATCTTCAAGGCTGTGGATTTACCGATACCGTTGGTTCCGACCAAACCAAGAACCTCACCTGGTTTAGGTGTGGGTAACCTGTGCAACTTGAACGAGTTGGCAGAGTATCTGTGGGTAGTTTCAGCCTCCAAGTTTGTGGGCaaattgatgatgttgatggcgTCGAACGGGCACTTCTTCACGCAAATACCACATCCAATACATAATGTTTCCGAAATGAAGGCAATCTTCAGCGCTGGTGTCACCTCAATACACAACTTGCCTGTCTTCACCACGGGACAAGACTTGCGGCATTCCTGACGGCACTTTTTCGGCTTGCACTTGTCGCTGGACACGATGGCAATTCTCTGGCCCTTGGAAGACGTTTCGTTCTTTTTTGCTCCTTTTCCACTCATGGCTCGAAGTTTCACTGAAAGTCTTCTTTACTGTcttcttattttttatATGtaaccttttttttttctctctcttaTGATGAGCCTGCAGCTAATCGCTTCACCTTGTTGTACATAGCGCCTCGTAGTGCTCAATTTTACCAGAGCTGACCTCACACCTCACAGTTAAAAGCAGCATTACTAAATCGCGAAAGGCAATTGGCTAACCAGGTGAAGGGTCAAGAAGACAACTGAAGGAAAGGAAGGTTCAAGTCGAGGATATGTGACAGGTTCATTTTTGGAGTGAGGCGCTTTTTTGTGTATTTTGTTGAGTtagctttttttttggtacTGGATCAAGCGATGTTAGTTCTTCTACATTGGCACTTTAGCTGCGAAAAAGTAGGTTCCGTGCACTTGAGACACTTTGGGTGCAAACACATAGCACGATTCGGCTAGAATGATCTTTTCTCGAATACTTACCACTTCTTATATTCAAGAGAAAGTTCTCAGTTTTGATGGTTTGGAGCTCTAGAAATTTACTACGGGTAGAGTATTATTTGAGTAGTGCTTTTACACTATGTGTGGGTATAAATTTGCGGCCATGGAAGAATATACCGAAAATTGACGCAATTTAATTTTAGTTTGCTTTAAATTGGATGATGATTTCCATCTTTCACAATTGCCTGTTCAATCGGCATATTTGAAGCCAAGTTTGATACAAACTAGTGACCTGTACTGAAGCGATGTGTAAGAAGGCTCTCTTTCATTACAACAGTAGACTTACTTACCACTACATAAGACAATTAGCTACTGCTTAGCTTATATTGATACCACAACCGTCTATGATCATATCATCCAGATGattcaaaagctccttcACTTCAGCTCCTTCTTACCTGAACGTTTGAATGAATTAATCCGAAAATTTTTATTCTGATATTGTCAGAATCAAAATTTTAAGAAGAAATGTAAAGAGATAATGTACTCCAAATCGTTTTCTACGACTGGTGGCATAGTTCGATAAATGAGCTTGCTTCAAAGGTCTTGAGTGTTTCAAAACATGATCTTATCTGCTATAATGAAATCATGGTCAGAAGATCAGAATATAGACAATTGGCATAAATTCCAAATTTCCAGAACAGAATTCTCGATCTAGTTTCCTTTTCTCGTCAAACAACATTTATGAGCAATTCGCCATGGTCTGATTTTAAAAGATTGATCTCCTCTAACAAGTCTTCAGTGGCATGCGCCTTTGTCGGAATTGGGAACACCAGATACTAACTGTTAGTAGTCAGGTTGTTGGCTCAAACGCTTATGTGTCTCTCCGAccaccagcaccaccacatTGTTAAAGAGTCCAGTCTGAAGTTTCTACCATAATTTCTTGGTGAATTCACGCACTTACTTTTATTTTAAAATCATTTCTTTTAGTATTTTATCTTTTACATGATTGTCTTACGTTTACTTTACTTCATTGGAGTATGTCTTGTTCGTCTCTTGTGAGCTGCATCTCCAGtatgggtgcaaaatggccTTCTCGGGACAGTACctcagaaatcaaagccAACACTTGACGGTTCTTTTGGTCGACACTGTATCTACTACACCCACCTTTGGAACCCCTCCACTTTCCAGCATTTTCAACCAGCCAAATTGCATCAGGCCTCCGGCGGTCTCTTGTTCCTGCACGTTGGTGAAGCCGCCCTATTAGGCATAAGCCGGTCGTGT
It encodes the following:
- the RLI1 gene encoding Fe-S cluster-binding ribosome biosynthesis protein translates to MSGKGAKKNETSSKGQRIAIVSSDKCKPKKCRQECRKSCPVVKTGKLCIEVTPASKIAFISETLCIGCGICVKKCPFDAINIINLPTNLEAETTHRYSANSFKLHRLPTPKPGEVLGLVGTNGIGKSTALKILAGKQKPNLGRYDDPPDWEEILRYFRGSELQNFFTKVLEDNIKAIIKPQYVDNIPRALAKSPVKDVAGILKAKCARKDSWDYIMKLLELDPVMKRDVDQLSGGELQRFALAMTCVQEANVYMFDEPSSYLDVKQRLRAAELIRSLLEPSTYVICVEHDLSVLDYLSDYVCILYGTPSVYGVVTFPASVREGINIFLDGFLPTENMRFREESLQFKLADAADGLILDHSTAMQYPTLEKTQGDFHLRVEAGEFTNSEILVMFGENGTGKTTFCKMLAGALAADNGVEVPKLNISMKPQKIAPKFPGTVRQLFFKKIKAAFLNPQFQTDVVKPLKIDNIIDQEVQTLSGGELQRVALVLALGIPADIYLIDEPSAYLDSEQRIVCSKVIRRFILHAKKTAFIVEHDFMMATYLADRVIVFEGTPSKNAVAKAPESLLTGCNRFLKNLSVTFRRDPNSFRPRINKRDSQMDKEQKAAGNYFFLDNTEL